The Bernardetia litoralis DSM 6794 genome includes a window with the following:
- a CDS encoding ABC transporter permease — MFDLDKWQEIFFTIQQNKLRTFLTAFGVFWGIFMLVFMLGAGSGLENGVKQEFAGFASNALFVWSRKTKIPYNGLQAGRRFQYTLSNVEALKKKVTEIEVVAPRIEVGTVPMSYGTKYASYSMRGETPELTQINAKIMMAGRFLNQMDIDEKRKIAVLGQSVAKELFGTETVENNPNEIIGKYFKARNVFFQIVGVSKEVRVGNRAQEEEEAVFIPITTAQQIFNMSDRIDWFVCTLNPKADAIEIEKEVKLTLAGYHSVSPLDFSAIGSWNTSKEFQKFDTIFIAIRGFIWFVGIFTLLAGIIGVGNIMIITVKERTREIGVRKALGATPNSIISLILQEAIFLTALPGYIGLVTGTVVVFTVNTLLKTMQAENQFFANPVIQWQVAVGALTLLVISGIIAGLIPAILAAKVNPIEALRDE, encoded by the coding sequence TTGTTTGACTTAGATAAGTGGCAAGAAATATTTTTTACAATCCAACAAAATAAACTGCGTACTTTTCTAACTGCCTTTGGGGTTTTTTGGGGGATTTTTATGCTTGTTTTTATGCTTGGAGCAGGAAGTGGGCTTGAAAATGGAGTAAAACAAGAATTTGCAGGTTTTGCTTCCAATGCTCTTTTTGTTTGGTCAAGAAAGACAAAAATTCCTTATAATGGCTTACAGGCAGGAAGACGTTTTCAATATACACTTTCCAATGTAGAAGCACTCAAAAAAAAGGTAACAGAAATTGAAGTTGTTGCACCAAGAATAGAAGTGGGGACTGTTCCGATGAGCTATGGAACAAAATATGCCTCTTATTCAATGCGTGGTGAAACCCCAGAACTCACGCAGATAAACGCAAAAATAATGATGGCAGGACGTTTTTTGAATCAAATGGATATTGATGAAAAACGAAAAATTGCTGTTTTGGGTCAGTCTGTTGCAAAAGAACTTTTCGGAACAGAAACAGTAGAAAATAATCCCAATGAAATAATAGGAAAATATTTTAAAGCAAGAAATGTATTTTTTCAGATTGTAGGAGTTTCAAAAGAAGTAAGAGTAGGGAATAGGGCGCAAGAAGAAGAGGAAGCTGTTTTTATTCCTATCACGACAGCACAACAAATTTTCAATATGTCGGACAGAATAGATTGGTTTGTCTGTACACTCAATCCAAAAGCTGATGCCATTGAGATAGAAAAAGAAGTAAAACTAACTTTAGCAGGTTATCATTCTGTTTCTCCTTTAGATTTTTCTGCGATTGGTTCGTGGAATACAAGCAAAGAATTTCAAAAATTTGATACTATTTTTATTGCTATCCGTGGTTTTATTTGGTTTGTAGGAATTTTTACGCTTTTAGCTGGAATTATTGGAGTCGGAAATATTATGATAATTACAGTAAAAGAACGCACTCGTGAAATTGGTGTTCGAAAAGCTCTTGGCGCAACTCCAAATTCTATTATTTCACTTATTTTGCAAGAAGCCATTTTCTTGACTGCTCTACCAGGGTATATTGGTTTAGTTACAGGAACAGTTGTTGTTTTTACAGTAAATACCCTTTTGAAGACAATGCAAGCAGAAAATCAATTTTTTGCTAATCCAGTTATTCAATGGCAAGTAGCTGTGGGTGCGCTTACATTGCTTGTTATTTCTGGTATAATTGCTGGTCTTATTCCTGCAATTTTGGCAGCAAAAGTAAATCCGATTGAAGCTCTTAGAGATGAGTAA
- the obgE gene encoding GTPase ObgE, translating into MDSPNFIDYVKLFLRSGKGGAGSRHFRKEKHVPLGGPDGGDGGRGGHIIIRANSQLWTLIHLRYQKHIFAEDGGNGSGQKSTGKQGEDTILEVPLGTVVKNSETGEKVAEVMEDGDEVILVNGGRGGLGNFHFRTSVNQAPEHAQPGEPCVEDWFTLELKVLADVGLVGFPNAGKSTLLSVVSAAKPKIANYAFTTLVPNLGVVAYREHRSFVMADIPGIIEGAAEGKGLGVRFLRHIERNSMLLFVISADTKNIQVEYDILVGELEKYNPELLDKKRLLAISKSDLIDDELKTMLEPDLPKDIPHIFISAVAQMNLDTLKDKIWENLQK; encoded by the coding sequence TTGGATTCTCCTAACTTCATAGATTACGTTAAATTATTTCTTCGCTCTGGTAAGGGTGGAGCAGGTTCTAGACATTTTCGCAAAGAAAAACACGTTCCTCTCGGGGGTCCTGATGGTGGCGATGGTGGACGAGGTGGACATATTATCATTCGTGCCAACTCCCAACTTTGGACACTTATCCATTTGCGCTATCAAAAACACATCTTTGCAGAAGATGGAGGAAATGGAAGTGGACAAAAAAGCACAGGCAAACAAGGCGAAGATACTATTTTAGAGGTTCCGTTGGGAACAGTAGTAAAAAATTCTGAAACAGGCGAAAAAGTAGCCGAGGTTATGGAAGATGGAGATGAGGTGATTTTGGTAAATGGAGGACGAGGAGGATTAGGTAATTTCCATTTTCGTACTTCTGTCAATCAAGCCCCTGAACATGCTCAACCAGGTGAACCTTGCGTTGAAGATTGGTTTACATTAGAGCTAAAAGTATTGGCTGATGTTGGTTTGGTAGGTTTTCCAAATGCAGGAAAATCAACGTTGCTTTCTGTTGTTTCTGCTGCCAAGCCGAAGATTGCAAATTATGCCTTTACTACGCTTGTGCCTAATTTGGGAGTTGTTGCTTATCGTGAGCATCGCTCATTTGTGATGGCTGATATTCCAGGAATTATTGAAGGTGCAGCAGAAGGAAAAGGTTTAGGTGTTCGTTTTTTGAGACATATTGAACGAAATTCAATGTTACTTTTTGTTATCTCAGCAGATACAAAAAATATTCAAGTAGAATATGATATTTTGGTTGGCGAACTTGAAAAATACAACCCTGAATTATTAGACAAAAAACGTCTTTTAGCAATCTCAAAATCAGATTTGATAGATGATGAGCTAAAAACGATGTTAGAACCTGATTTACCAAAAGATATTCCTCATATTTTTATTTCAGCAGTAGCTCAAATGAATTTGGATACTTTGAAAGATAAAATTTGGGAGAATTTGCAGAAGTAA
- a CDS encoding electron transfer flavoprotein subunit beta/FixA family protein, which produces MNILVCICHVPDTTTKIKFTGTELDKNGVQFIIGPYDDYALARAVELKDASGGKLTVLNVGEADTEPTIRKALAIGADNAVRINAHPKDAYFVAEQIAAYAKDKNFDMILMGREASDYNGGQVHGMVAEMLDMPCVVPCMTLEVEGTTAKMGREIEGGKEYVECEMPLVAGCQEPISEWKIPNMRGIMMARKKPLEVIEPTTQSAPTEVVAYELPASRGNVKMVDADNMDELVRLLKEDAKVI; this is translated from the coding sequence ATGAATATATTAGTTTGCATTTGTCATGTACCTGATACAACAACAAAAATTAAATTCACAGGTACAGAATTAGATAAAAATGGTGTTCAATTTATTATTGGCCCTTATGATGATTATGCTCTTGCTCGTGCTGTAGAACTTAAAGATGCAAGTGGTGGAAAACTGACTGTTCTAAATGTAGGAGAAGCAGATACAGAACCTACTATTCGTAAAGCATTAGCTATCGGAGCAGATAATGCTGTTCGTATCAATGCACATCCTAAAGATGCTTATTTTGTAGCAGAACAAATTGCAGCTTATGCAAAAGACAAAAATTTTGATATGATTTTGATGGGTCGTGAGGCTAGTGATTACAATGGTGGACAAGTACACGGAATGGTAGCAGAAATGTTAGATATGCCTTGTGTTGTGCCTTGTATGACTTTGGAAGTAGAAGGAACTACTGCCAAAATGGGACGTGAAATTGAAGGTGGAAAAGAATATGTAGAATGTGAAATGCCATTAGTAGCAGGTTGTCAAGAACCAATTTCAGAATGGAAAATTCCTAATATGCGTGGTATCATGATGGCTCGTAAAAAACCTTTAGAAGTAATTGAACCAACTACACAATCAGCTCCAACAGAAGTTGTAGCTTATGAACTCCCTGCTTCTCGTGGAAATGTAAAAATGGTTGATGCTGATAACATGGACGAACTTGTACGCTTATTGAAAGAAGATGCAAAAGTTATCTAA
- a CDS encoding electron transfer flavoprotein subunit alpha/FixB family protein, which produces MSVLVYIEADNNAVKKSSLEALTYAAKMNAGDVTALVTDKAENLEELGKYGVKTVLQVTDEQLSSRPVSAIASTIAGAAQKAGANIVVMSRSSTVDAVAPRVGVKMSATVASNVVALPQTDNGFVVRRGVFTGKAFADTKLEGENKVLTIAKNALAVDDSAGGSATVEAFSPEYGAKDFAIKVTDVKKQEGDILLPEADLVVSAGRGLKGPENWGMIEELATTLGAATACSKPVSDMDWRPHHEHVGQTGIKVAPSLYIATGISGAIQHLAGVNSSKTIVVINKDAEAPFFKSADYGVVGDAFDVIPKLTEALKKAGV; this is translated from the coding sequence ATGTCAGTTTTAGTATATATAGAAGCAGATAATAATGCAGTAAAAAAGTCTTCTTTAGAGGCTTTGACTTATGCAGCCAAAATGAATGCAGGTGATGTAACAGCTTTGGTTACAGATAAAGCCGAAAACTTAGAAGAACTTGGAAAATATGGTGTAAAAACTGTTTTACAAGTAACTGATGAGCAACTTTCTAGTCGTCCTGTTAGTGCAATTGCTAGTACAATTGCAGGCGCAGCACAAAAAGCTGGTGCAAATATAGTAGTTATGTCACGTTCTTCTACTGTTGATGCAGTAGCTCCACGAGTAGGTGTAAAAATGAGTGCAACAGTAGCATCAAATGTAGTTGCTCTTCCTCAAACAGATAATGGTTTTGTTGTTCGTAGAGGTGTTTTTACAGGAAAAGCATTTGCTGACACAAAATTAGAAGGCGAAAATAAAGTCCTTACAATAGCTAAAAATGCACTTGCAGTGGATGATTCTGCTGGTGGTTCGGCTACTGTTGAAGCCTTTAGTCCAGAATATGGCGCTAAAGATTTTGCTATCAAAGTAACAGATGTAAAAAAACAAGAAGGTGATATTTTATTACCAGAAGCTGATTTAGTTGTTTCTGCTGGTCGTGGCTTAAAAGGTCCTGAAAACTGGGGAATGATTGAAGAGTTGGCTACAACATTAGGCGCAGCAACTGCTTGTTCAAAACCAGTTTCAGATATGGACTGGAGACCTCACCACGAACATGTTGGTCAAACAGGAATTAAAGTTGCTCCTTCATTGTATATTGCTACTGGTATTTCGGGTGCAATTCAGCATTTAGCAGGTGTAAACTCTTCTAAAACTATTGTTGTAATCAATAAAGATGCTGAAGCTCCTTTCTTCAAATCTGCTGATTATGGTGTAGTTGGAGATGCTTTTGATGTAATCCCTAAACTTACTGAAGCTCTTAAAAAAGCTGGAGTTTAA
- a CDS encoding DUF5074 domain-containing protein — protein sequence MFTRIGNLRPKFWTLFLYVLISTFVLSSCNKDDENILEGEYAQGYLVVNEGVFGQNNSSVTHVSENNVVTQEVFQTVSGEILGDNLQSISILGDEAYLMVSNSNKIEVVHRGTFVKNTTITGDFANPRYMADIGNNKAYISTWGNFDDILGKILVLDTQTEQIISTIEAGSGAENLIFDSKTNKVFIANSFGTSVSVYNTSNNTLETTIDFSPNSPNQMVLDKNGDLWVTTRATDFSTYTSPTGNLYKINTATNEIETTISLNAGSENVGGKLAINPNKDILYYNFSSGIYELPITATAQATTPLILNGAYGLSVNPKNGDIWVGTANFQTLEGNEELHYDKNGNLQNTFATGAAPNQVIFLP from the coding sequence ATGTTTACTCGTATTGGTAATTTACGCCCAAAATTTTGGACGCTGTTTTTGTATGTTCTTATTTCTACTTTTGTTCTTTCTTCTTGTAATAAAGATGATGAAAATATTCTTGAAGGAGAATATGCACAAGGTTATTTAGTAGTTAATGAAGGTGTTTTTGGTCAAAATAATTCATCTGTTACACATGTTTCTGAAAATAATGTTGTTACACAAGAGGTTTTTCAGACTGTTTCAGGAGAAATTTTAGGAGATAATCTTCAATCTATTTCTATTTTGGGAGATGAAGCTTATTTAATGGTAAGTAATAGCAATAAAATTGAAGTGGTTCATCGTGGAACTTTTGTAAAAAATACAACTATTACTGGAGATTTTGCAAACCCTCGTTATATGGCTGATATTGGAAATAATAAAGCATATATCAGTACTTGGGGAAATTTTGATGATATATTGGGAAAAATTTTGGTTTTAGATACCCAAACAGAACAAATTATTTCTACAATAGAAGCTGGTTCGGGTGCTGAAAACCTCATTTTTGATAGCAAGACAAATAAAGTTTTTATAGCTAATAGTTTTGGAACTTCTGTTTCTGTTTATAATACTTCTAATAACACATTGGAAACTACAATTGATTTTTCTCCAAATAGCCCAAATCAAATGGTTTTGGATAAAAATGGCGATCTTTGGGTTACAACTAGAGCAACAGACTTCTCAACTTATACTTCTCCAACAGGAAATTTATATAAAATAAATACAGCAACAAATGAAATAGAAACTACAATTTCTTTAAATGCAGGAAGTGAAAATGTAGGTGGAAAATTGGCTATCAACCCAAACAAAGATATTTTATATTATAATTTCAGTAGTGGAATCTATGAGCTTCCAATTACGGCAACAGCTCAAGCAACTACTCCTCTCATTTTGAATGGTGCGTATGGATTGAGCGTAAATCCTAAAAATGGTGATATTTGGGTAGGAACTGCAAATTTCCAAACATTAGAAGGAAACGAAGAATTACATTATGACAAAAATGGAAACCTTCAAAATACTTTTGCAACAGGTGCAGCACCAAATCAAGTTATTTTTCTTCCTTAA
- the argS gene encoding arginine--tRNA ligase, translating into MIVQKLQQEIQNAFQVLFKHTLPLEKITFQQTRKEFEGSYTFVTFPYGRVTGKRPDETATILGEFLKENVVEIKDFNVVKGFLNLVLEQSVWIKTLVNLNNKPVWENIAKKDEKVMVEYSSPNTNKPLHLGHLRNNFLGYSVSEIMAANGSEVMKVNLVNDRGIHICKSMLAYQKHGEGKTPKDLGLKGDKMVGDYYVKFNDLFKIEVKELVEAGKTQEQAEKEAPILKEAQQMLLRWEQGDKEITDLWKKMNGWVYEGFDETYKSIGVTFDKFYYESNTYLSGKGAVEEGLEKGIFFKKEDGSVWIDLTEDGLDEKLVLRGDGTSVYMTQDIGTADLKFGDFPMQKSVYVIGNEQDYHMKVLKLIMQKLGRSYADGMYHLSYGMVELPSGKMKSREGTVVDADELVADMVEIARKRTLEADKINDFSEEEAENLYKILALGALKYYLLRVEPKKKMLFDPNDSIDFQGNSGVYLQYTHAKISAVLRKANENKISHTSDSFAILEELENTEEDLIRLLSDYPSYLNEAATNYAPSSIANYMYDLAKQYSKLYAELFILGEENEAKKSLRVALSDATAKTLKHAGKLLGIEMPERM; encoded by the coding sequence ATGATAGTTCAAAAACTCCAGCAAGAAATTCAAAACGCCTTTCAAGTACTTTTCAAACATACTTTACCTTTAGAAAAAATTACTTTCCAACAAACACGCAAAGAATTTGAGGGAAGTTATACTTTTGTTACTTTTCCTTATGGCAGAGTTACAGGAAAGCGACCAGATGAAACGGCTACTATTTTGGGAGAGTTTTTGAAAGAAAATGTAGTTGAAATAAAAGATTTTAATGTCGTAAAAGGATTTTTAAATCTTGTTTTGGAACAATCTGTTTGGATAAAAACACTTGTTAATCTCAATAATAAACCTGTTTGGGAAAACATTGCAAAGAAAGACGAGAAAGTAATGGTAGAATATTCGTCGCCAAACACAAACAAACCTTTACACTTAGGACACCTTAGAAATAACTTTTTAGGTTATTCGGTTTCTGAAATTATGGCTGCAAATGGTAGCGAGGTAATGAAAGTGAATCTTGTAAATGACAGAGGTATTCATATTTGTAAGTCAATGCTTGCCTACCAAAAACATGGAGAAGGTAAAACGCCAAAAGATTTGGGTTTGAAAGGTGATAAAATGGTTGGAGATTATTATGTAAAATTCAATGACTTATTCAAAATTGAAGTAAAAGAATTAGTAGAAGCAGGAAAGACACAAGAACAAGCCGAAAAAGAAGCTCCTATTCTAAAAGAAGCACAACAAATGCTTTTGAGATGGGAACAAGGCGACAAAGAAATAACTGACCTTTGGAAAAAAATGAATGGCTGGGTTTATGAAGGATTTGACGAAACCTATAAAAGCATTGGAGTAACATTTGATAAATTTTATTATGAATCAAATACGTATTTATCTGGAAAAGGAGCAGTAGAAGAAGGATTAGAAAAAGGGATTTTCTTCAAAAAAGAAGATGGTTCGGTGTGGATAGATTTGACAGAAGATGGATTGGATGAAAAACTTGTTTTGCGTGGCGATGGAACTTCTGTTTATATGACACAAGACATTGGAACGGCAGATTTGAAATTTGGTGATTTTCCAATGCAAAAATCAGTTTATGTAATCGGAAACGAACAAGATTATCACATGAAAGTCTTGAAACTGATTATGCAAAAACTAGGTAGAAGTTATGCTGATGGAATGTATCATCTTTCTTATGGAATGGTAGAATTGCCTTCTGGAAAAATGAAATCAAGAGAAGGCACTGTTGTTGATGCTGATGAACTTGTAGCTGATATGGTAGAGATAGCTAGAAAAAGAACTTTAGAAGCAGATAAAATTAATGATTTTTCGGAAGAAGAAGCAGAAAATTTATACAAAATATTAGCTTTAGGAGCTTTGAAATATTATCTTTTGAGAGTAGAACCTAAAAAGAAAATGCTTTTTGACCCAAATGATTCCATTGACTTTCAAGGCAATAGTGGCGTTTATTTGCAATATACACACGCAAAAATTTCAGCTGTTTTACGCAAGGCAAATGAAAATAAGATTTCACATACATCTGATTCTTTCGCAATTTTGGAAGAGTTAGAAAATACAGAAGAAGACTTAATCCGTTTACTTTCTGACTATCCTTCTTATCTCAACGAAGCAGCTACAAATTATGCACCTTCAAGTATTGCTAATTATATGTATGATTTAGCAAAACAGTATAGTAAACTCTATGCTGAACTTTTTATTCTTGGAGAAGAAAATGAAGCTAAAAAATCTCTACGTGTTGCACTTTCTGATGCAACAGCAAAAACACTAAAACACGCAGGAAAACTTTTGGGAATAGAAATGCCTGAAAGAATGTAA
- a CDS encoding DinB family protein translates to MQLLKTTRTNFLNLLNEFSLEQINQIPEGFSNNLIWNFGHLVVTQQLLCYKLSGNKIYISDEILNKYRKGTKPEADATLEEVEELKKLAFDLIDKFEKDYTENKSMFDSYSEYPTSYNYTLKSIEDAIIFNNTHEGVHYGYALALRKAIK, encoded by the coding sequence ATGCAACTCTTAAAAACCACTCGTACAAATTTTTTAAATCTACTGAATGAATTTTCTTTAGAACAAATCAATCAAATTCCAGAAGGATTTTCTAATAATCTAATTTGGAATTTTGGGCATCTTGTTGTTACACAACAGCTTTTGTGTTACAAACTTTCTGGAAATAAAATATATATTAGTGATGAAATTCTTAATAAATACAGAAAAGGAACAAAACCAGAAGCTGATGCTACTTTGGAAGAAGTAGAAGAACTTAAAAAATTAGCTTTTGATTTGATTGATAAATTTGAAAAAGATTATACAGAAAATAAATCTATGTTTGATTCTTATTCTGAGTATCCAACAAGTTATAATTATACTTTAAAATCTATTGAAGATGCAATAATTTTTAACAACACACATGAAGGCGTGCATTATGGATATGCGTTGGCTCTTAGGAAAGCTATAAAGTGA
- a CDS encoding bifunctional 3,4-dihydroxy-2-butanone-4-phosphate synthase/GTP cyclohydrolase II, which translates to MKTQDNSATHSHSDIKLNTIEEAIADLKAGKFVIVVDDEDRENEGDLICAAECITPEMVNFVLKEARGVLCMALPQQRCDELGINLMVGKNTDPKQTAFTVTVDLLGHGCTTGVSVHDRAATIKAITDPAMKPEDFSRPGHINPLKAREGGVLRRAGHTEAAVDLAQLAGFQPIGVLIEVMDDDGSMARLPKLKKVAEKFDLKLITIKDLIEYRLAHESLINKEVDVKMPTKWGDFQLHAYTQKDTGETHLALVKGEWKKDEPVLVRVHSSCVTGDILGSLRCDCGDQLQQAMKFVEQEGKGVVLYMNQEGRGIGLINKLKAYKLQEQGYDTVEANEELGFKMDARDYGVGAQILRDLGVSKIKLVSNNPKKRVGLISYGLEVVENVAIEIKANPHNEKYLTTKRDKLGHEILKGK; encoded by the coding sequence ATGAAAACTCAAGATAATTCTGCTACTCATTCTCATTCAGATATAAAATTAAATACTATCGAAGAAGCAATAGCTGACCTAAAGGCTGGCAAGTTTGTAATCGTGGTAGATGATGAAGATAGAGAAAATGAAGGGGATTTAATTTGTGCTGCTGAATGTATTACCCCAGAAATGGTCAATTTTGTTCTAAAAGAAGCTCGTGGAGTACTTTGTATGGCACTGCCTCAACAGCGTTGTGATGAGTTAGGAATTAATTTGATGGTCGGAAAAAATACAGACCCAAAACAAACTGCATTTACAGTTACTGTTGATTTATTAGGACACGGTTGTACAACGGGCGTTTCTGTACACGATAGAGCTGCAACTATAAAAGCTATCACAGACCCAGCCATGAAGCCTGAAGATTTTAGCAGACCAGGGCATATAAACCCACTTAAAGCTAGAGAAGGTGGTGTTTTGCGTCGTGCAGGTCATACAGAAGCTGCTGTTGATTTGGCACAATTGGCAGGATTTCAGCCAATTGGTGTTTTGATTGAAGTAATGGATGATGATGGCTCAATGGCTCGTCTTCCAAAACTTAAAAAAGTAGCTGAGAAGTTTGATTTAAAACTCATCACTATCAAAGATTTGATTGAGTATCGTCTTGCACATGAGTCTCTTATAAATAAAGAAGTTGATGTAAAAATGCCCACAAAATGGGGTGATTTCCAACTTCATGCTTATACACAAAAAGATACTGGTGAAACACATTTGGCACTTGTAAAAGGAGAATGGAAAAAAGATGAGCCTGTTTTGGTTCGTGTTCACTCTTCGTGTGTAACAGGTGATATTTTGGGTTCTTTGCGTTGTGATTGTGGCGACCAGCTTCAACAAGCAATGAAATTTGTAGAGCAAGAAGGCAAAGGAGTTGTTTTGTATATGAATCAAGAAGGAAGAGGAATCGGACTTATAAACAAACTTAAAGCCTACAAATTGCAAGAACAAGGCTATGATACCGTAGAAGCAAATGAGGAATTAGGCTTCAAAATGGATGCTAGAGATTATGGGGTAGGAGCGCAAATATTGAGAGATTTGGGAGTCAGTAAAATAAAACTCGTTTCAAATAATCCTAAAAAACGTGTTGGACTCATTAGTTATGGATTAGAAGTAGTAGAAAATGTAGCCATTGAAATAAAAGCAAATCCTCACAATGAAAAATATCTTACTACTAAGAGAGATAAATTAGGACATGAGATTTTAAAAGGAAAATAA
- a CDS encoding potassium channel family protein yields MADKFAVIGLGHFGYAVARNLAARGAEVLAIDRDIERVESIKDDVAYAVALDATDIKALSSQNVADMDAVLVAIGENIEGLLLTTVQLLELGVKRIIARAMADQQRLILEKLGVKEILSPEDEVGKLVAEKLLNPNMKAFLPLPDNFSIVEIQAPRRIVNRKVGQVRFTDNYALDLITIKRVYEEYHDGRKFFAEHLINRPTDDIAIEQSDVLIVLGKSTDVEKFVELNR; encoded by the coding sequence ATGGCAGATAAATTTGCAGTTATTGGACTTGGACATTTTGGCTATGCAGTAGCACGAAATTTAGCAGCAAGAGGTGCAGAAGTTCTTGCCATTGATAGAGATATTGAAAGAGTAGAATCTATAAAAGATGATGTTGCTTATGCTGTTGCCCTTGATGCAACTGATATAAAAGCTCTTAGTTCTCAAAATGTTGCTGATATGGACGCTGTTTTGGTAGCTATTGGAGAAAATATTGAAGGGCTTTTGCTTACAACTGTTCAGCTTTTAGAACTGGGTGTAAAACGAATTATTGCTCGTGCAATGGCAGACCAGCAGCGTTTGATTTTGGAAAAACTAGGCGTAAAAGAAATTTTATCTCCAGAAGATGAAGTCGGTAAATTAGTTGCTGAAAAGTTATTGAATCCAAATATGAAGGCTTTTTTGCCTTTACCTGATAATTTTTCCATTGTAGAAATACAAGCTCCTCGTCGTATTGTAAATAGAAAGGTTGGACAAGTTCGTTTTACAGATAATTACGCTTTAGACCTTATCACAATTAAAAGAGTCTATGAAGAGTATCATGATGGAAGAAAGTTTTTTGCCGAACATTTAATTAATAGACCAACAGATGATATTGCCATCGAACAATCTGACGTTTTGATTGTTTTAGGAAAATCAACTGATGTAGAGAAATTTGTTGAATTAAACCGATAG
- the udk gene encoding uridine kinase encodes MKKPYLVGITGGSGSGKTYFLSRLMKSLNPNDVCLISQDNYYRPRDEQPIDENGVANFDTPESIDHQQFSKDIADLCAGKTVYKEEYTFNNPNVIPKQLVFEPKPIIIVEGLFVFYHQDISDLLDLKLFVEATDPVKIKRRIMRDNKERGYDLEDVLYRYVMHVSPAYERYVRPYKENTDIIVPNNHTCDIALEVVINHFKKKLYIPSKNQPVIKTKSLEK; translated from the coding sequence ATGAAGAAACCGTACTTAGTTGGCATTACAGGTGGAAGTGGTTCTGGGAAAACCTACTTTTTGAGTCGTTTGATGAAAAGCCTCAATCCTAATGATGTGTGTTTAATTTCACAAGATAATTATTATCGCCCTAGAGATGAACAACCAATAGATGAAAATGGCGTGGCTAATTTTGACACACCTGAATCTATTGACCATCAACAATTTAGTAAAGATATTGCAGATCTTTGTGCAGGTAAAACTGTCTATAAAGAAGAATATACATTTAATAATCCAAACGTAATACCAAAGCAATTAGTATTCGAACCTAAACCGATTATTATTGTTGAAGGGCTTTTTGTATTTTATCATCAAGATATTTCTGATTTATTGGATTTGAAGTTGTTTGTAGAAGCAACAGACCCAGTAAAGATAAAAAGACGTATTATGAGAGATAATAAAGAACGTGGTTATGATTTGGAGGATGTTCTTTATAGATATGTGATGCACGTTTCGCCAGCTTATGAGCGTTATGTTCGTCCATATAAAGAAAATACAGATATTATTGTTCCTAATAATCATACTTGCGATATTGCACTTGAAGTAGTAATTAATCATTTCAAAAAAAAATTATATATTCCTTCAAAGAATCAACCTGTTATTAAAACAAAATCATTAGAGAAATAA